The DNA window CTGGTAAATTAATTTGTGTATTATTTCTTTAATAGAAGTGAAAAATAATGATCTAGAGCcttcactaattttttttcttcttctagatGTTGTGTACTCATTGTGGCGGCCGTTATGTTGCTCCTTATGGGAGTATGTTTTCCTACAGCCTTCACCTTGACATTTGCAAGGTATTGAGTAGTGGTGTATAGATTTTACATAACCCAcccaaacaaacaaaaaaatccaaaccaaaCTGATAACTTTATTTTAAGGATAAATTaggttattaaaattttacaaccCAACTAAGATATTTCTCGGTTTACATCATGAGTTACAAGTTAGAAGTAAAATTGCTGCTACTCCTTTTTTTTTAGGAAGCTGCTACTCCTTTTTAAATGCTATACATACCACTTATGATTTACAGTGATGTTTATAATGATTGTCAGTGTCATGTGCTTTTACTTCTCGGGCTGAATCAATCAACTAttaattaagtaaattaaaTTCCTTGAAGACAATGTATTTTCATTTGGGTTTAACCGAATTAAACCAGCAATTTCCATGTTAGTTTCAGtcgaattttaatataattattttttaattggtttatattaaaatttaactaaatttatttatatctaaaatcgaaccgaactgaaaaataaatattttctataatattaaactaaacTGAATATAAATACTTATTATCTTTGTTATTGGTCCCTCGTTTTTGGAGTTGATGGACAGATACCAGCATAGCAGATTCTTCGCGAACAGGTCATATTTGCAACTACAGAGCATGGCTACTAGATGTGTATCAGCAGAAGAGATGTATAACTTGTGGTATCAGTGGGACAGATTTGGAGCATTAGCTGTGTTTTACAGGAAGCAGCTTTGTCACAAAATTTCTTTTCTCCGCATGATAGGAACTCAGATCGTGGACGTTGAGCATCCACTATTTTGGACAGTTGATGGGTTTCCGGACGATCCGCCTGTCGTGATTTTGTGCTTGAGGAGTATCAGATCGGTTCTCGATGATGTGTTGCTGGGAGATGAGGGAGAGTTGGATTTTGACGAGCTTTAGTCATTTTGTTTATACTTTAACCTGATTTGTACTGGTTTAGATTGTATATTTTTCTGTTTAGTCGTTTTGGAACAAGATTTAgccattttgtttaaatcaaccttaatttcttttaagaaaagaaaaaagttaGAAAGATGACAATGTCATTTTAAGTATTAAAATAGTACTCTCTCGTCCCGTTTAGAAAAGTTTCTTTGTCGTTTCATTTTATGTTCCAATCAAAAGGTTTTATTGTACAACTGGCATAATTTATCTTTTTGACCATTGTTGTATCTCAATAgttaaacatattttataatatttattgatatgtataattttaatgtATAATTGATAAGGATAATAGGAAAAATTATGTATAGTTTataatatcattttattatatgtGTAAAAGGACAgggataaaaaaatcaataaataggGACTTCGTGCTAAGCAAACATCAATTAATCGCTTTAACAATTGAAGTAATTTGTACCTTTCTTGGGTTTGTTGGAGTGGGTTTGGAAATGAAGGCGGTGATGGTGGCTGCAAATGTAGCCGCCGCCCGTTAAAATATGAATCTAACATTAAGCAGAAGATGATGGCAAAATAACAGCTTtatcatcaaatttattttgttttacgATTTGTTTTAAGATTGTGAGTTAGTGTAAAATATGTCCTAAAGTTTAATGTCACATTGACCTCAATACGTGGGAATGAATGCCACATCACCTTTTTCTGTTAAATAACAGAGAGTGAGTTACCCTTCCCATTTTCTATCCATAAAAAAAGGCCCCAAAATTACAATATTGACAAGTATAGGGACTCAGACATGACAAACTTTGCCTCAGGGGTCTCTCGAACAAAACACGTAAAGTGCAGGGGCTTTCGCTAGGCTTTTGCCGTGAAACATCAATtgaacaccataaaaacactaaaattacaCAACAAAAAACTGAGATTATTCGTGTTCATCATATCAACACCATGGAAATAGCTGACAAAATAATATGTGAACACTTTGTTGTATTTCTTCTCTTAGAGTttacaatctatatatatacagCTTTACGGTATATAAAAGCCCACTAATTTAAAGACTAATATAGAAAGATATATTTACAATAAATTAGGGAGCTAATTAGAAAGCTAGCTAAGGGAACAAATCAATACTGATTAAGGAATGGGACAAATTAGAACTGATTAAGCAAATCAGATCTGATACTATTAACGTCCCCCCTCAAATTGATGCGGCTAAGTCGAATAGCATCAATTTGCCCATAAGGAAATTATGTCGTTGGTGAGGCGTAGCTTTGGTGAAGAAGTCAGCAACTTGAAGATCATTACTGATGTGAGGAAGAGTAATAACATTACGGTCAGAAGCCCCCGAATATAATGACAACCTACCTCGATGTGTTTTGTGCGTTCATGATATACGAGATTGGCAATAATCTGAATAGCACTGGTGTTATCAGTATGAAGAGGAGTAGGATCAACTTGAGTAAATCCAAGTTCCGAGAGAAGACCATGTAACCAAACAATTTCAGAACATGTTGCAGATATGGCTCTATATTCAGCTTCAGTAGAAGACTTTGAAACACAATCTTGCTTTTTACACTTCTAAGAAATCAACGCATTGCCAAGAAACATGCACCAAACTGTTGTGGATTTCCTAAAATCAGGGCAACCGGCCCAATCGACATCACTATAAACTGTCAAATGAAGAGAAGATCCTCCAGGAAAGAACAAGCCACGAGATGGTAACCCAAGTATATATCTGATAATGCGGCGAACTGTAGCAAGATGAAGATGTCGAGGTGATTGCATGAATCCGCTAACTGTATGAATAACATATGAGATATTCGGCCTTGTAACAGTTAGAGAAATAAGACCTCTGACCAGCTGTCTATAGAGGAAAGGATAAGGCAAGAGATTGCCTTCATCCTTCTAATATTTCACATTTACCTCCATTGGTGTATCAACAGGGGTAGCATCTTTCAAACCAGCCAAGTCAATGAGATCTTGTGCATATTTGTTCTGATTTAATAGCAAGTCACGTTGTTGATAATGAACTTCTAAACCCAAGAAATAATTAAGATGGCCAAGATCTTTCATCTTAAATGTATTATGTAGCATATGTTGAAGGTCTTTGACAAGTGCAATATCACTACCAGTTATGATAATTTGACACTTCTATATGTGGATGTAGATTTGAATTACTGGACACTTCAGCACATTAATTTGGGAGAAGAtgacaaaaatattcaaaaagcggaagaaaataacaaaaatgcaaAGTTTGGTAGAATATTACATCAGCGCTTATTAAATCTGACACATTACAAAAAATACCTACTCTCTATAAAGCTGACACGTTGCGCGTGGACGGACACAATTATTTTATCGTTTCCATCCTATTCTGCTCTCCTTAACTTTTTGTCTTTTCTATGCCAGCTCATCACTTTACGCGCGTCCTTTACTCTCCTTTATATGGACTGCATGACTTGAAGAATAAGAAAACAAACATGACCTTCctcatttctatttttttaaaatataattaatcctTTCCATGTGAATGCTTTCCAGTTTGGCTTAGTCAAAGTAATCTCCTCcacttaagtttttttttaaaacaatactacaatataatttaatttttttaataaccaACAACAATACTACAGTATTTGTATGTttctttttaaactttaaaccATTTTTTAACCTCTAAAACGATTTCTTAACCTTCCGAATTTATCTCACTCTTATTTCAGTGAATCattcagttattaaattttataaattaataatttatatttatatttatataaaaataaatttaaaaattatgactaaattaaaatttatatttttttggttgattttatttttttaaaaatagaaatcacACATACCACCAATAGTTATCTTAGAATTCATACAAAATACACTATTTGAACTCAGTTGCCTAACACTTAAAAATTATGTGAATTTTGTATGTATGTAGAAGATATTTTTCACATATTTTAAGCATTATTTTTTCCGATATATCTATCAAAATATAAGACGTGTATCTGAAATGTATCTAgaacatatattatattaaaaaatatgtgtttcctatatatatatatatatatatatatatatatatatatatatatatatatatatatatatatatatatatatatatatatatatatatcatgtataaattaaatactAGAGATTTGTCTAACAAATACAAGTAAGACACATGTCAAAATACGTCtagtaaattaatatatattttaaaatgtatacatTTGAGCTGTTTTcgatatgtataatttatatattaaaggtgtatctaacaaatacatccaagatacatttcagatacatcATATATACACCCCATTTTTTCAAGGAGTGCTGAGTAAACTTAGTTTTCAAGTTCATAAAATGGCCAagaaaaaagtgatgctaaaaagTTTTAATTATCGCTCAGATAAACATGTCCTTATATCTTCAATTATTGTAAACCATGTACCAACAGTTACTTTACAACTATAATTATTCACTAGTTTAAAAATCAATCGATGTATCTACGATGTATCGGTactgtattatttatgtatatatGATGTATCAGTAATGTATTTACAATGtaagatatatttattatgttttaattgaatatgaaaatgtatctaaaaaatacatataaaagatatatatatatttatataatatatatttaaatatttaaatattctttGAGCTGTGTCTGATATGTATTGATGATGTATCCGAATGTACGAAATTATATAGGAGATGTACCGAAAATGTATCTCGAAGGCATTGAGGTACCACAATTGACGAGAAGACGCATatcaaggatatatttatcatgtataaattatatattaaaaatttatttaataaatacatcTAATAAACATGTCAAACACATTCgatgaatttatatatatttaaaaataaatatatttgagtTGTTTATGACATGTatcttatatgtataatatatatatctGATATATATTGAAGATGTATCTCGAAGATAGTCACataatattaatgaaatttattgaaaaatatatcTTCGATACATATATACAACACATTTGatacataattttataattatttaaagtaaCAGCATAAACAATGATATATTCACAtctcaaatacataaataatacatctccgatacatataaatataattttaataatacatttattCATTATGCATCAAACTAGTTAATTCAAACACTGAAACAATATTTACAGAACAATGTACTGTAATATGAATGCATTAAAAGTAACAAATCTAACATTAAACAAaagaatttatataatataaacaaatgaaTCTATGTAACATGATACAAAAATTCAATGATTGGCCCTTTTTTTTTGTAGTTAATCCATCTTCTTTAAGATCTTATTTTAAAGGATTTATTCATCACAATCGACAACCTTTTTAGCATCAGGTAGCCTTGAGTGATTCTAGACAACATTCCAATCTTGATAGAGCTTTACAATGTACCAGTTGTGAATATGAAACATATTTCATACATCTCACATATATCTCTAAAACATGTTTAATACATAGCTGCATTATTTTAAAAGGACTTTTTTCGATGgactattaaaattattttaaaatctgacacttaaaaacattaaaagttatagaaatataaaattgttttacattttctttataaaaactaaacaaaataataGATCCCATCCTTTGAAtctacatatatacatacatgaTACAACTAACTTTCTCTTTCTATCTCTTGCTCTGTAtatctataaatattttcaCAAATGTGTTATCAAAAAACCCACTCATATATCTTTTCATGATCATCGACATGGACACTGAATCTTCACCAACACTGCCCCCATCGCCGCCATATCATCAACAAAAACCACTGACACGACTCAACAACTACGTAGCCAAATTCTCAAACGGAAAAAGATTAAACTCACCGAAAGAAACTCAGTTGTCACCAATGAGTTACATGCCGAACCCGCCATTTTTCTCACCATGGCTTATATTCTCGCCGTCAACGCTTCCGTTCTTGCCGACAGCGGCGCCACTTGCTCCGTCGCTGACTGTGTCCCCCTCTGTTCTAACCCAGTAATCCATCTCTCAAACTGCACTGGTCCGTCTCTGCAAATCATTGAATAAGAACATACTTGTAGCATAATCAGGTCACAGCATCACAGTTGGCATCATACGATCAATTTAAAGCAACAGTTCTTGAAAAAAGTGGATGCGCGATGGAATCGGGACGCCCATGATGGCGAGTTTTGCGATGGGTTTGAATCGTCGGTTACGTCGAATCGGTGGATGTGATTAAAACAAGAGTGATGAATATGAAGGTGAAGCCAGGGGAGGCTCCGCCGTTCAGTGGACTGGGTTTTAAAGACAGTGAGAGTTGAATACAAGGGCCGTTTATGATTCTGCTGTTGGTGATGTTGGAACAAGTCGGACGAGGGTAATATTCCGGTCGTACCATGATGAGCCGACCTacacaaatcaaaaaataaaaataatgataagaAAGAAGAAGGATTGTAGCTTGTAAATACGACGATGAAGCGTAGTAAAAAAAGGGCTTGAGTGAAGAGAGATAGGTGGGTTACTTGAAGTGGTGGAGAAGAAAGAACATGTATAAGAGAGAAGAACACGTGGAAGAGAGACCTGACACACTATAAAATATTGTGTGTGGTTTAGCATGtgttcttctttattttttttgaatcaacTTGCCAGGTGTAGGGTTAAGATGAAACACGTGTAAGTTGTAAATAATTACCGTTATTGGCTTTTTAATGAAATTGAAAACTTAGCATGAGTGTAAAAAATTAGACCACTTAGCAATTTTGTTATAATTGAGTGTGTTTGGCTCAgttttgtaattttctcttaatttgGAGGGTTTCACACGGAAATGGGTTAAACTTTCATAGTAATTTCAACTATATTTATAGCTAAATTACACGACAGGTTAATGGTAAACTAATAGATAATATGTCGTAAAAGAATTAcacttaatatatttaatttgaagGGTTTCACAATATacctataaaaataaatcataataatttattaacaacTATATAGTTcacttaatattttaattattatcaattatataaaaatttacttattACGTTATGATTgccatatttaaatttagtttttttataaaataatactaacattaaagtttcaaaaaaagatctacatattaaaataatacttacgtgctataattttaatttaaataaaaatattatataaaatttattaaaaatatttattgtacttaataaatttatatatataacgagTCATATAAATATCGCTCGCGTAGCATGTGGCGAAAAACTagcactatatataaaagtacgggaAAGAGGGGGGGAGCACATTTACGTTAATgtctttttcatttataaaatttaattattaattaaaacatattaagataattattaaaattagagtactaattaaaatagactacttcaactaaaataaactactaatgtatataattttaataagataaactattttaattaactactattttaacttttactttatattttctatctaaaattataaaatttgagtaccaattaatttttttaagtaattagaacagtatttaataagataaattatttcaaattaattattatttttttatttaataatttaataatttgacgaaTCATATTACGAGTCACGTGTAAAGCACATGATATAAATTGGCATTTGGAGGGTAAATAGCAAGTAGTAATGGGCTTAACACATTGTCGTACGCCAGAGCACTAAACAGACGACGTCGTACTCTGAAAGTCTTTTAAAGTTGGAGTGTAGTTAGAAGGATGTTGACATGGGCTTTGATTGCATCACCCTGCCTTGACCTAATATTACTAAGTTGGAATGACGTGGCTGACACATTTTCATGGACCCCTACAAAAGTACTGCTCACATACACTGTCCTGTAGTGGCCTATTATTAAGGTAATTAAATTTCCTTTTCCCCTTAAAGATAATATTTCTTGATCTTTTTTCTATCCATAACTTTTTATactttttcaaatatatcactataattaatttagataatttaatgtattataaattgagataaatatattcaaaatgtATATGATCCGACGTTGATAGCTTATATAAGTccatttgaaaaatgaaaattttataacatcgattaaatttaaatttaaatttaaatatgattatataaaaaatggCGGATCAAACTgccgaaaattaatataaattttttatgtcaggatcaaaaatttaaaatctttttatattatcaaatcaaatcaaaaataaaataaaatttatcgatctattttaattattcgAATTGGTTCGTTATGTGAATTTGACACAATCTATGTAATGGACACTAGCAAAAGATTATGTAAAATTTAATGAGTGCAAAAGTAGGTGACTTGAGACCAAATAATTATAGATAAACTAAAAGGAGGCtttttgtttgttgttttaaatatttttatgcaaAAGTTGAAAAAGATTTACTCTAAGATCACTCCATTTAATCTATAAGATATTGCCTACCATTTTGAAGGCCATAGGCATCTAAAAAGATCATTTATGTTTCTTTATTTGATGAAGAGAAAGTGGTCTAATTTGATGACATGTACATAATTTTAGCCTTAAACAACAATTTTGTTCATTAAAGCAAGTTCTGACTTcagaaacaaaaaattaataataatgtcTTCACTCTTCATCATCATGTGACAACACCATCACCTCAAAATTCAAAGGTTTTTAGCTTTGCAATGTAGGAAAAGGACAATACATAGCAGCAGGAGTGTAACTGAATCAAACAAACTCACTAATTACTCCAAATTAACTTGATATTAATCAAATGGAGATCAAAACCAACTTAAATATATCTAGAACCaacttaatatttattaatttaatcaaagtCCATGTTCTGATTTCTcgagtcaattttttttttaagtagacTCACCACGTCATTTGTAAACTAAGCCTATTATATCATGGCATCTCGTTAAAATAATGGTAATATTGTAATATTAATGAGGTGTCATGATATAATAGAATCAGTATATGGATGACGTGTTACACTGAATCTAACTAAAAATTTCTCCTCAAGTCAACTATAATTTAAACAACAAAATACATGTAAATctagttaaattttaattaaattacacatgggttaaaatataattagtgctatatacttatttttttcataatattccCAATATAATCTTAAATTTGTTCTAACTAGTAAATATTAATTGACTGAAAGAAgagaattaattagaattatcaAAGTCCATAATTATTAACTTACAAAATTAATAagcatttttttacaaaaatctaTATAAATGCATTTATAGTATTAACTATATatagatatttattttaaaaaaaaaattaggaaaactCAAATTAGAAATTTATTCTACATTTATAGGATggaaaaagtatttttattttatatatacaattatACATATTTGCCATAATACCACTATATACAAATAATAAACTCCAGAATTTTTCTACTAAACACAAGCTACTCaataaaatttggataaaatttcaaactttgaaatttaaatgtttagtaGAGCTAAGCAATATTTAAAGACAACTAAATTATACCATTAGATAACAATGATAgcatcaaaataatttttccaaCACTCTACCTAGCCAGTACTGCTCAAGTAATAACTGCAGAACATACAACTAACACCAGTAAAGACAAACAAAAACACCATCATTACCTAAAAAGATTGAAATTTGATACTAGTGCACATTTTTGGTGATATGAATAAGACCCATGTACAAAATATCAACATCCATCACCTAAATATAGCAACTAGATGTGTTACTCCAAAAAATCCCATGCCAACTCTCCTAACAGAAAAGGGTCCACTCATTTGTCACACTTCCAACAAAATTGATTGAAATTTCATCAGAATTACCAATACAAGTTTGATAGGTAAGATATAGACAGTAGAAATCACACCATTTAAGCAAATATAGAGCATAGGCATGCATAAGGTGACAATGCCTATCAGTGTTTTCAAGCATCTTATGTTATATATAAATACTTTATAATGTAGggaaacatataatataataacttaATAGATAAATGGTTGGTTTAAGTTTTCTTAAGTATTTTAGTTTCTTGGTGATCACACAAAAGACCAGTTCATGAACATGAAGGCTAGACAGTGGTTGGAATCGTCATCGTTCAGGACTTTCCATGCAATGGCCTGCTCGTATGAGACCGGCCTCCCCATGCTTGATACGCAGACTCCGGCGGGTAGATATGCAAATCCCTGTAAATTCATAGTTGTGCATAATGATAGATGATGCTTGTGAGATGTACTAGTTGACCCTAATAAAGATATCGGACAATGGCACAGAGAATTATGAGTTTTTACCTGTTGCATGATCTTAGAAAACTCGGAGCACAGAATCTTACGGCCTGCTTCATCGAGAATCTTGTCGAGCATAATATCTTGAAGGGCTACGAGGGTAGTTTCAAGCATGTCGAGTCCGGCCTGGTTTGCAAAGGTGAAAACTGGAGATGCCTGTAATTACATATTTTGCTGGCTTCATTAGTTTTCATTATAGAAAAAGCATGACTATGAAATCAAACACTTTTTGTACTTGGTtaagaaaaagagaaataatTACATTGGTTTTTAAGGAACAGCACATGATAGCATCTGAATGGTGCCAAAGTTGTTTCAACAAAGCATCACCAGCTTGGGGGTCAACATGGAAGAGCTCTCCCCCAGTGTGGATCCTGCAATCATAAACAAGAAAAAAGAACCGATTATTAAAATGAAGTGACAACTAGGACAGTAAAAAGTACAAGACAAAGATTTAAGAAATTTAACTGATTTTATAATGATCTTCAATAACAAATTAGTAATGCCCATCAGGTTTTAGAGACTAGAAGTCAAACCTGTAGCTGCGATAAATCCATCTTGCCAAAGTAACAGCCTCAGGAGAGCCAGGAAGAGATTTTGGCCCTATACCGGAGCTGAGCCGTGAGGGAGAAATAGCCATTGCAACCCTCTGAACAGACCCCATAACACTGCGGACATACTGGCGAGCCATAGCAGCAACATTGTCCCGCAAGTGGTTCTCAAAAGTAAATTGGAATGCAATTGTCAGGACTGATCTTAGGTTATAATTATTGGCATCGGCTTCACTAGACGGACGCGCACCACCAGCACCAACTTCAAGTGTAGAGGCCAAATCTAATGTACGAGTTGCAGTAGGCCCATCCTGTGATACATGGCAGCAAAATCATATAGAGGAAATGATGAATTCTTGACTCTCTCAACTGTAGTAAAAGACCGACACTCAACTGTTTTAGGATCTAATGGAATGACACGAAATCCAGATGGCAATAGAGGAGCATCATCAGCAAAAGACTCGTCAATAGGTGCAAAAACAAGTTGGGCACAGGCACCAATAGCATTTTCATCAACCCCACTGCAAAGCTGCCAAATTGGAATTACGTGGAAGTAGAGTTAGTGGCAAAAGATTGATGCTCCCTAGTCCAAAAGTAACTGTAAGATTTCCTACGCAATGAAGGCGAGATGAAACTAACCTGCAATAAGTACATGTCGCGAGCCAAAGCTACATCTTCAGGGGAGAAAGCATGACCCTCAAGCCGTACCACCTCCAAAAACTAAACGAAGGAAATCCAGAATTTAAATGGCTTTGTAGTGGTAATAGTCTAGCTCCAATAAATAATGAGAAATATGCATATTCCACCAAAATACTAGTTCAACAAGAAACTATTACCTCCTCATGTTCCACTGTATGAGCAAGAGGTAAAATGACCTGGCTACTAGGGAAGCCACCAGGCCTTGCGCAAGGGACTGCATAAGGACTAGCTTTGAGACATGCAGCAGAATAGGTGTCAACCCCATAGTCAGCCCACTCAGAACGATGTTCCCTCAGAAAACGTACAAGTAGAGCAGGAGGAACATTCTGCAGACCCGCATAAACAGTACTTATTACAAATTAGAATGACAGTTAAAATCCAGTTATCAATCATGAGATTGTGAAAAGGCTTCACAACCGGCCAAGTTATATGCAGAACACTTTATATACTAGGGCCCATCAGAAAGAAGATAAATCAGAAAAAatccttttttattttctggaAGATACCTGCAACAACATTGATGCCTTTGCGCACAGTACCCCTCCTCCAAAAGTAGGATACATTGATGAACTATACTGAGACCCAGTAAATTTGCTTGGAGATGAATTTATGACAATGGTCACATCCTCCACACCATCACCAGCCAGAAGTGACCAGCCATCATCAGCAAACCCATTCACAGAATCATTGAAACCTCTGAGATCCAATAACAAACAAAACTAGTCAAAGAACAGGAGAAAACAAGCGAGTCGGAAGGTAAAGATTATATGACTCGGACTCCCAGCTCCAACATTTTAAAATAAGCAAGAGAGAATGAGTAAGTGAAAACAGTTTGGCTGGTAGTTTGGTTTTTTAAGATTATATTCTGGTAGCACCTTCACGAACCTTGGCACAGACCATTTACCAAGCCTTACCTAGATAATCTCTGACTAAATGTCCTTAAGACAGCAGGCTGGCGACCCCCACCATACTGAATCTCTCCACTGGTCTCTTGCGCAATTTGTCGTATATGCCGCAATGCCTGCAAAGTTGGACGACAAACATAAACATAAGTAGCCATATCAAATGACATGTTAAAGTTAAGAGATGCAATTCTTACAGCCATTGTCATTTTCTGAGCAACAATTAAGGATG is part of the Mercurialis annua linkage group LG3, ddMerAnnu1.2, whole genome shotgun sequence genome and encodes:
- the LOC126673575 gene encoding homeobox-leucine zipper protein ATHB-14-like, which codes for MAVSMHNMKEANMMKEMDCNKYVRYTPEQVEALERVYTECPKPSSLRRQQLIRESPLLSNIEPKQIKVWFQNRRCREKQRKEASRLQTVNRKLNAMNKLLMEENDRLQKQVSHLVYENGYMRNQLHTASAATTDNSCESVVMSGQQQKQQNPTPQHPQRDANNPAGLLAIAEETLAEFLSKATGTAVDWVQMIGMKPGPDSIGIVAVSRNCSGVAARACGLVSLEPTKVAEILKDRLSWFRDCRCLDTLSVIPTGNGGTIELIYMQTYAPTTLATARDFWTLRYTTTLEDGSLVVCERSLTTTTGGPTGPPASSFVRAEMLPSGYLIRPCEGGGSIINIVDHVDLDAWSVPEVLRPLYESSLIVAQKMTMAALRHIRQIAQETSGEIQYGGGRQPAVLRTFSQRLSRGFNDSVNGFADDGWSLLAGDGVEDVTIVINSSPSKFTGSQYSSSMYPTFGGGVLCAKASMLLQNVPPALLVRFLREHRSEWADYGVDTYSAACLKASPYAVPCARPGGFPSSQVILPLAHTVEHEEFLEVVRLEGHAFSPEDVALARDMYLLQLCSGVDENAIGACAQLVFAPIDESFADDAPLLPSGFRVIPLDPKTDGPTATRTLDLASTLEVGAGGARPSSEADANNYNLRSVLTIAFQFTFENHLRDNVAAMARQYVRSVMGSVQRVAMAISPSRLSSGIGPKSLPGSPEAVTLARWIYRSYRIHTGGELFHVDPQAGDALLKQLWHHSDAIMCCSLKTNASPVFTFANQAGLDMLETTLVALQDIMLDKILDEAGRKILCSEFSKIMQQGFAYLPAGVCVSSMGRPVSYEQAIAWKVLNDDDSNHCLAFMFMNWSFV